Proteins from a single region of Streptomyces sp. Tu 3180:
- a CDS encoding ATP-binding protein, which translates to MSTTRPYSPGDRGPEPSGASGVPGGGASATGAPDGGLAAPTVPPAPSGPPGGGQVRRLSFDDQSGVVPLARDFTRQALYAWGWLPAATADQRAAAEDVLLVVSELVTNACLHAEGPDHLAITCDNKVIRIEVTDRGAGQPAPRTPHRAGRPGGHGMFIVQRLCLDWGVVRAPGVAGKTVWADLGAPA; encoded by the coding sequence ATGAGCACCACCCGGCCCTACTCGCCGGGCGACCGCGGTCCGGAGCCCAGCGGCGCTTCCGGGGTCCCCGGGGGCGGCGCGTCGGCGACGGGCGCGCCCGACGGGGGCCTGGCCGCGCCGACCGTGCCGCCGGCGCCGTCCGGGCCGCCGGGGGGCGGTCAGGTCCGTCGGCTGAGCTTCGACGACCAGAGCGGCGTCGTCCCGCTCGCCCGCGACTTCACCCGCCAGGCGCTGTACGCGTGGGGCTGGCTGCCCGCGGCCACCGCCGACCAGCGGGCCGCCGCGGAGGACGTCCTGCTCGTCGTCTCCGAGCTGGTCACCAACGCCTGCCTGCACGCCGAGGGGCCGGACCACCTGGCCATCACCTGCGACAACAAGGTGATCCGGATCGAGGTCACCGACCGGGGCGCGGGCCAGCCGGCTCCGCGCACCCCGCACCGGGCGGGCCGGCCCGGCGGTCACGGCATGTTCATCGTGCAGCGGCTCTGCCTGGACTGGGGGGTCGTACGGGCCCCGGGCGTCGCGGGCAAGACGGTCTGGGCGGACCTCGGGGCCCCCGCCTAG
- a CDS encoding RNA polymerase sigma factor SigF translates to MEDIMSPRLDASRTPKATSAPSPEHLDPIEQDDASAVPDDLLAGLPEIPPYDEVGPVDARALSKTLFERLESLEEGTHEYSYVRDTLVELNLALVKFAASRFRSRSEPMEDIIQVGTIGLIKAIDRFELSRGVEFPTFAMPTIIGEIKRFFRDTSWSVRVPRRLQELRLDLAKAGDELAQQLDRAPTVAELAERLGITGDEVVEGMAASNAYTASSLDAQPEEDDTEGALADRIGYEDHGLEGIEYVESLKPLIAELPPRDRRILSLRFVAGMTQSEIGEELGISQMHVSRLLSRTLVKLRKGLTVEE, encoded by the coding sequence ATGGAGGACATCATGTCACCCCGGCTCGACGCATCGCGTACCCCGAAAGCGACGTCGGCACCCTCCCCGGAACATCTGGATCCCATCGAGCAGGACGACGCGAGCGCCGTCCCGGACGACCTACTCGCCGGACTTCCGGAGATCCCCCCGTACGACGAGGTGGGCCCGGTCGACGCACGGGCTCTGTCCAAGACCCTCTTCGAGCGCCTGGAGTCGCTGGAGGAAGGCACCCACGAGTACTCGTACGTGCGCGACACGCTCGTCGAACTCAATCTCGCCCTGGTCAAGTTCGCCGCCTCCCGTTTCCGCTCGCGCAGCGAGCCGATGGAGGACATCATCCAGGTCGGCACCATCGGCCTGATCAAGGCGATCGACCGCTTCGAACTGTCGCGCGGTGTGGAGTTCCCCACGTTCGCGATGCCGACCATCATCGGCGAGATCAAGCGCTTCTTCCGCGACACCTCGTGGTCCGTGCGCGTTCCGCGCCGGCTTCAGGAACTCCGGCTCGACCTGGCCAAGGCCGGCGACGAGCTGGCCCAACAGCTCGACCGGGCCCCGACGGTGGCCGAACTGGCCGAGCGCCTGGGCATCACCGGCGACGAGGTCGTCGAGGGCATGGCGGCGTCGAACGCCTACACCGCCTCCTCGCTGGACGCCCAGCCGGAGGAGGACGACACCGAGGGCGCGCTGGCCGACCGGATCGGTTACGAGGACCACGGGCTCGAGGGCATCGAGTACGTCGAGTCGTTGAAGCCGCTGATCGCCGAACTGCCGCCGCGGGACCGGAGGATCCTCTCCCTGCGCTTCGTCGCGGGCATGACGCAGTCGGAGATCGGCGAGGAACTGGGCATCTCCCAGATGCACGTCTCGCGCCTGCTGTCGCGGACGCTGGTGAAGCTGCGCAAGGGGCTGACCGTCGAGGAGTGA
- a CDS encoding STAS domain-containing protein, protein MDRGTVGSAQSGRLLVEVREEGPSAVVTPAGELDHHTADLLREPLEDCLAKGFKRLVIDCSRLEFCDSTGLNVLLGARLKAEAAGGGVHLVGMQPVVARVFEITGADAVFTVHDTLEEALADDSA, encoded by the coding sequence ATGGACCGCGGGACGGTCGGCAGCGCACAGTCGGGCCGGCTTCTGGTCGAGGTGCGAGAAGAGGGCCCCAGTGCCGTCGTGACTCCGGCGGGTGAGTTGGACCACCACACCGCCGACCTGTTGCGTGAGCCACTGGAGGACTGCCTCGCCAAGGGATTCAAGCGGCTTGTCATCGACTGCTCCCGGCTGGAGTTCTGTGACTCCACGGGGCTGAACGTGCTGCTCGGTGCCCGACTGAAGGCCGAGGCCGCCGGGGGCGGTGTGCATCTCGTGGGGATGCAGCCCGTGGTCGCGCGCGTGTTCGAGATCACGGGGGCGGACGCGGTGTTCACCGTCCACGACACGCTCGAGGAGGCCCTGGCCGACGATTCCGCGTGA